One Hyphomicrobium sp. CS1GBMeth3 DNA segment encodes these proteins:
- a CDS encoding cation diffusion facilitator family transporter has translation MHTHAHPHAHSHGHAHGAGASERRIGWAAILTGGFMVAEFAGGIISGSLALIADAGHMLTDTAGLTLAWLGFRLARRPADWKRSYGYDRFGVLVAFANGLILFAIAGWIVVEAVHRFRVPSPVLGGVMLWVALAGLAINLVAFWLLSGNHDNLNMRAAALHVVGDLLGSVAAIAAAVVILATGWTPIDPILSVFVSLLILGSAARIVRDAGHILLQGTPIGLDPKEIAASIAESVPAVHDVHHVHAWSLSQERPIVTLHARVSDNGEAPERITAAIKAHLRERYGVGHATVELEFEHCADTGNARHGPAPRNRR, from the coding sequence ATGCATACGCACGCTCATCCGCACGCGCATTCTCATGGCCACGCGCATGGCGCAGGGGCCAGCGAGCGGCGGATCGGCTGGGCGGCTATTCTGACCGGCGGGTTCATGGTGGCCGAGTTCGCCGGCGGCATCATTTCAGGCTCGCTGGCGCTGATCGCCGATGCCGGACATATGCTCACGGACACGGCCGGCCTGACGCTGGCTTGGCTCGGTTTTAGGCTCGCTCGCAGACCCGCCGATTGGAAGCGCTCCTACGGCTATGATCGCTTCGGCGTGCTGGTGGCCTTCGCCAATGGCCTCATCCTGTTTGCGATCGCGGGCTGGATCGTAGTCGAGGCCGTGCATCGCTTCCGCGTCCCCTCGCCCGTGCTCGGCGGCGTCATGCTGTGGGTCGCGTTGGCAGGCCTCGCCATAAACCTGGTCGCGTTCTGGCTCCTCAGTGGCAACCACGACAATCTCAACATGCGCGCCGCTGCGTTGCATGTTGTCGGCGACTTGTTGGGATCGGTGGCCGCAATCGCCGCCGCCGTCGTCATCCTGGCCACGGGATGGACTCCGATCGACCCCATCCTGTCGGTGTTTGTCTCACTGCTGATCCTTGGCTCGGCGGCCCGTATCGTGCGCGACGCGGGCCATATTCTGCTTCAGGGAACGCCCATCGGGCTCGACCCAAAGGAGATCGCCGCCTCCATTGCGGAGTCCGTCCCGGCCGTGCACGATGTCCATCACGTGCACGCTTGGTCGCTCAGCCAGGAGCGGCCGATCGTTACGTTGCATGCGCGCGTGTCGGACAACGGCGAGGCCCCGGAGCGGATCACGGCGGCGATCAAGGCCCACCTGAGAGAGCGATACGGCGTCGGCCACGCCACAGTGGAACTGGAGTTCGAGCACTGCGCGGATACCGGCAACGCCCGGCACGGCCCGGCCCCTCGGAACCGACGGTAA
- a CDS encoding sulfatase-like hydrolase/transferase produces MAKDAGLTRRNALKLGLAGAAGAAGLKGAEAAAGGTNKGTTGKRRPNILFLLVDEQRFPTVYESAALKEFRAKYLPAQGRLARSGVSFQRHYVASVACVPSRTSLYTGHYPSLHGAANTDGAAKAANDPDMHWLLPGSVPTFGHYLRHAGYRTIWKGKWHVTESDLKVPGTEQVITSYDETGVTDPEKEAIYLNADALDPFGFSGWVGPEPHGSDPLRSGSSAGQGRQARDPAIAAQVVQALKDLHASEDNSPWFLMASFTNPHDIALWGFFSNLAAEQQAAYDFSVPDFVPEEVFDRSLFGRTRLEKLDDKPSCQRSYKDAYSKFMQPAFASREYYRFYYRLHADVDRHLAQVLAALDATRFASNTIIVFTSDHGDILGAHGGLHQKWYMAYEEATRVPLVVVLPQQKTPRAVPIPTSHIDIAPTLLGLAGVDHNAVREAIAPSFTDPLPLVGRDLSPLIRGEVAAEKISEPIYFMTDDDPSRGLDQKNFIGLTYDSVAQPNHVETVITQINGEVWKYSRYFDHPRYWSAPGTPGAEGVRDVVNTFKGREGDEEGSARRIYEERVKTEPVPSEYEMYNITADPMELENLAGKPEWKEREGALRELLVEQCARKRLVPKSGPVPGEVGCRKV; encoded by the coding sequence ATGGCCAAAGACGCGGGGTTAACCCGAAGAAATGCCTTGAAACTTGGGCTTGCCGGAGCCGCTGGGGCGGCGGGGCTCAAGGGGGCTGAGGCCGCAGCGGGGGGCACCAACAAAGGTACCACGGGAAAGCGCAGGCCGAACATCCTGTTCCTGCTCGTCGACGAACAGCGTTTTCCGACCGTCTACGAAAGTGCAGCGCTCAAGGAGTTTCGCGCCAAGTACCTGCCCGCACAAGGGCGCCTCGCCCGATCCGGCGTCAGCTTTCAGCGCCACTACGTGGCGTCGGTTGCGTGCGTGCCGAGCCGCACGTCGCTCTACACGGGCCACTACCCGTCGCTGCATGGGGCCGCCAATACGGACGGCGCCGCCAAAGCCGCCAACGACCCCGACATGCACTGGCTGCTGCCGGGCTCCGTGCCGACGTTCGGGCACTACCTACGCCACGCCGGCTACCGCACCATCTGGAAGGGCAAGTGGCACGTCACGGAGTCCGACCTCAAGGTGCCGGGCACCGAGCAGGTGATCACCAGCTACGACGAGACCGGCGTCACGGACCCGGAAAAGGAGGCCATCTACCTCAACGCCGACGCGCTCGACCCGTTCGGGTTCTCGGGCTGGGTGGGGCCTGAGCCGCATGGCTCTGATCCGCTGCGGTCCGGCTCGTCCGCGGGCCAGGGGCGGCAGGCGCGCGACCCGGCGATTGCGGCGCAGGTGGTCCAGGCCCTCAAGGATTTGCATGCCTCGGAGGACAACTCGCCCTGGTTCCTGATGGCTTCGTTCACGAACCCTCACGACATCGCGTTGTGGGGCTTCTTCTCCAACCTGGCGGCCGAGCAGCAGGCAGCGTACGACTTCAGCGTGCCGGACTTCGTGCCGGAGGAGGTGTTCGACCGCAGCCTGTTCGGGCGCACGCGGCTCGAGAAGCTCGACGACAAGCCGTCGTGCCAGAGGTCGTACAAGGACGCCTACAGCAAGTTCATGCAGCCCGCCTTCGCGAGCCGTGAATACTACCGCTTCTACTACCGACTGCATGCCGACGTTGACCGGCATCTGGCCCAGGTGCTGGCCGCGCTCGACGCGACGCGCTTTGCGAGCAACACCATCATCGTGTTCACCTCCGATCACGGCGACATCCTCGGCGCGCACGGCGGATTGCATCAGAAATGGTACATGGCCTACGAGGAGGCGACGCGGGTGCCGCTCGTCGTCGTGCTGCCGCAGCAGAAGACGCCGCGCGCGGTGCCGATCCCGACCAGCCATATCGACATCGCGCCGACGTTGCTCGGTCTTGCCGGCGTCGATCACAATGCCGTGCGCGAGGCGATCGCGCCGAGCTTCACCGACCCGCTGCCACTCGTGGGGCGCGATCTCTCGCCTCTGATCCGTGGCGAGGTGGCCGCGGAGAAGATTTCCGAGCCGATCTACTTCATGACGGACGACGATCCGAGCCGCGGCCTCGACCAGAAGAACTTCATCGGGCTCACGTATGATTCCGTGGCGCAGCCCAACCATGTCGAGACGGTGATTACGCAGATCAACGGCGAAGTCTGGAAGTACTCGCGTTATTTCGATCATCCCCGCTACTGGAGCGCGCCCGGCACGCCCGGCGCGGAGGGCGTGCGCGACGTGGTCAACACGTTCAAAGGTCGGGAAGGCGACGAGGAAGGTAGCGCGCGGCGCATCTACGAGGAGCGCGTCAAGACGGAGCCGGTGCCGAGCGAGTACGAAATGTACAACATCACGGCCGATCCGATGGAGCTCGAGAATCTCGCCGGCAAGCCGGAGTGGAAGGAGCGTGAAGGCGCACTCCGCGAACTGCTCGTGGAGCAGTGCGCGCGCAAGCGGCTGGTGCCGAAGAGCGGTCCTGTGCCGGGCGAGGTCGGCTGCCGGAAGGTATAG
- a CDS encoding helix-turn-helix domain-containing protein codes for MLATTEFKTRPYLKSSMSRSADSQTMLEDRLTQASERRVHPKEHVYCEGDPRTHVYRVEEGVIAIYKTLYDGRRRIIDFAYPGDYIGLGMIGEHIMSAQATCPSRVRCLSASALESLAEKDASLALKLYKSVCQDLVAARSLLVTVGQRSAVERVVAFLLALHRRSDNRDRDEVKLAMRRSDIADLLGLTIETVSRTLTKLREMGVIEVEQGGTTVHLCDIDRLTDLANE; via the coding sequence ATGCTCGCGACCACCGAATTCAAAACCCGCCCTTATCTGAAGTCTTCCATGTCCCGCTCGGCCGACAGCCAGACGATGCTGGAGGACAGGCTCACCCAGGCGTCCGAGCGCCGGGTCCATCCGAAGGAGCATGTCTACTGCGAGGGCGATCCCCGCACACACGTCTACCGCGTCGAGGAAGGCGTGATCGCCATCTACAAGACGCTCTACGACGGCCGCCGCCGCATCATCGACTTCGCCTATCCCGGCGACTACATCGGCCTCGGCATGATCGGCGAGCACATCATGAGCGCTCAGGCCACTTGCCCCTCTCGCGTCCGCTGCCTCTCGGCTTCGGCCCTTGAGAGCCTCGCGGAGAAGGACGCCTCGCTCGCCCTCAAGCTCTACAAGTCGGTCTGCCAGGATCTTGTCGCCGCGCGCAGCCTCTTGGTCACTGTCGGACAGCGCAGCGCGGTCGAACGCGTCGTCGCGTTCCTGCTTGCCCTTCACCGTCGCTCGGACAACCGCGACAGGGATGAGGTCAAGCTCGCCATGCGGCGCAGCGACATCGCGGATCTGTTGGGACTGACCATAGAAACCGTGAGCCGCACGTTGACCAAGCTGCGCGAGATGGGCGTCATCGAGGTCGAGCAGGGCGGCACCACCGTTCACCTGTGCGACATCGACCGGCTGACAGATCTGGCCAACGAATAA
- a CDS encoding DUF805 domain-containing protein — protein MSGYLIDLFFSLKGRVGRRDWIVSTLVVAFLAVVGVWLFNDDGFDESLNAVSGAPTMAAFLWVALGLFVFTALSVKRLRDGASSAWLVHTLWIPGAIALIGWGLGAFSGPDVRADASLALPALAVIALPAIARCAVRPTSEAT, from the coding sequence ATGAGCGGCTATCTCATCGATCTCTTCTTTTCACTGAAAGGCCGTGTGGGGCGACGGGACTGGATCGTCTCGACGCTGGTTGTTGCGTTCCTTGCCGTTGTCGGCGTCTGGCTCTTCAACGACGACGGCTTCGACGAAAGCCTCAATGCGGTTTCCGGGGCGCCGACCATGGCGGCCTTTCTTTGGGTTGCGCTCGGCCTCTTCGTGTTCACGGCGCTCTCCGTGAAGCGCCTGCGGGATGGGGCCAGTTCAGCCTGGCTCGTCCACACTCTCTGGATTCCAGGCGCGATCGCGCTCATCGGCTGGGGCCTTGGCGCATTCTCTGGCCCCGACGTGCGCGCGGATGCGTCTCTCGCACTCCCCGCTCTGGCGGTGATCGCCCTTCCGGCCATTGCCCGCTGCGCCGTGCGGCCAACGAGTGAGGCGACGTAA
- a CDS encoding sulfite exporter TauE/SafE family protein: MELGLLWPFAAGGFALGLASTLHCAGMCGGIASGLLHFGAPRNAVEGASLASLTHAGRITSYIAAGAFVGALGAPVLGWLDRDTAFRLAQWAGAVALMWIGLSTAGLLPPLAALDRLLAPLSGVLARAARPFPNRYVTAIAGGLAWGLMPCAMVYGALFTAMLSGSAIGGGAVMVAFGIGTLPGLLITTAGFGALVRSARGNWRVAAGLAIATLGFLTVWIPHNHLSPICAPSEQAALTDINARPSLLP; this comes from the coding sequence ATGGAACTCGGCCTGCTTTGGCCATTCGCAGCGGGCGGGTTCGCGCTCGGTCTCGCCAGCACGCTGCATTGCGCTGGCATGTGCGGGGGGATTGCGTCGGGGCTCCTGCATTTCGGGGCGCCGCGCAACGCCGTGGAAGGCGCCTCGCTCGCCTCGCTGACCCACGCAGGACGGATCACCTCCTACATTGCCGCGGGGGCGTTTGTGGGTGCGCTTGGCGCGCCCGTGCTCGGATGGCTCGACCGCGACACCGCGTTCCGGCTCGCGCAGTGGGCGGGCGCGGTGGCGCTAATGTGGATCGGGTTGTCGACTGCCGGCCTGCTACCGCCGCTCGCGGCACTGGACCGCCTGCTGGCGCCGCTCTCCGGCGTGCTGGCACGTGCCGCGCGCCCGTTTCCAAACCGATACGTTACCGCGATCGCCGGCGGCCTCGCCTGGGGCCTCATGCCGTGCGCCATGGTCTACGGCGCGCTCTTCACGGCCATGCTCAGCGGCTCTGCGATCGGTGGCGGAGCCGTGATGGTGGCGTTCGGAATTGGCACTCTGCCGGGCCTCCTGATCACGACGGCGGGCTTTGGGGCGCTGGTACGGAGCGCGCGCGGAAACTGGCGTGTCGCCGCCGGGCTCGCGATTGCGACGTTGGGCTTCCTTACGGTCTGGATCCCCCACAACCACCTGAGCCCGATCTGCGCACCGAGCGAGCAGGCTGCGTTGACGGATATCAACGCACGCCCTTCGCTGCTACCCTAG
- a CDS encoding c-type cytochrome produces the protein MRLAMIAAAFALYAVPAPALAQQLGNAEKGLAYARAHCGECHGVEREAEDFSPNADAPDFSVVANTPGMTERALAVWLQTSHPTMPNLIVPEEARDDVIAYIMSLKAPKP, from the coding sequence ATGCGACTTGCAATGATCGCCGCAGCGTTTGCGCTCTATGCCGTCCCGGCCCCGGCGCTGGCCCAGCAGCTCGGGAACGCGGAGAAGGGTCTTGCCTACGCGCGTGCGCACTGTGGCGAATGCCACGGCGTGGAGCGTGAGGCGGAGGATTTCTCGCCCAACGCCGATGCCCCCGATTTCTCTGTTGTCGCGAATACACCCGGCATGACCGAGCGCGCGCTTGCGGTCTGGCTGCAGACGTCGCACCCGACGATGCCAAATCTCATTGTTCCGGAAGAGGCGCGCGACGACGTCATCGCCTACATCATGAGCCTCAAGGCGCCTAAGCCATGA
- a CDS encoding cytochrome c encodes MKGQSFAFAALALLMAETASAQPDRVELGRQALESRCSRCHAIGAEGASPHSEAPPFRDVVKRYPPEALEESLAEGIASGHPDMPEFVLAPEEIDGVVAYLNTLSDN; translated from the coding sequence ATGAAGGGGCAGAGCTTCGCCTTCGCCGCGCTCGCGCTGCTGATGGCGGAAACTGCATCGGCGCAGCCCGACCGGGTTGAGCTTGGCCGCCAAGCGCTCGAATCGCGTTGCAGCCGCTGTCACGCAATCGGGGCGGAGGGCGCGAGCCCGCATAGCGAGGCGCCACCTTTCCGCGATGTCGTGAAGCGCTATCCGCCCGAAGCGCTCGAGGAGTCGCTGGCCGAGGGGATCGCATCCGGACACCCCGACATGCCGGAGTTCGTTCTGGCCCCGGAAGAGATCGATGGCGTCGTCGCGTACCTCAATACTCTTTCCGACAATTAA
- a CDS encoding ATP-binding protein, whose protein sequence is MAHDLPGSPSSKASAALAQSQISAILAIAADAIIALDDSLRITLFNDGASAIFGYTPSEIIGQPLDLLIPERMRIAHKGHVADFAGSPVAARKMGERREIFARRKDGSEFPAEASIAKHKIDGSMAYMVVLRDVTDRKAAEGALALANSELEARVADRTRALEAEIRRREEAHAALIQAQRMEAFGQLTGGIAHDFNNLLTIITGNLELLGNATGPHGTTEQSAFIKRAADAADMGAALTKRLLTFARRRRLTPQVLDVNEMILNLTALLQRALGEPIALTTVLAGNLWRTQTDASELENAILNLAINARDAMPGGGNLVIESRNVTGEEAGLPSSGAFVLISVTDTGHGMPPEVIERAFEPFFTTKEPGRGTGLGLSTVYGFAEQSGGHAGIESAPGRGTTINLYLPRATEDPTATVGAAEQVPMSENAEAVLVVEDNPEVRELTLQRVEGLGYVAIEAENGVAAIRMLESGADVQIVLSDVVMAGGVSGYDVARWVSENTPHIKVLLTTGYAAEETQSGAAEIPILRKPYKRADLAIALRDALQS, encoded by the coding sequence ATGGCCCACGATCTTCCAGGTTCTCCGTCGTCGAAAGCGAGCGCGGCGCTTGCGCAATCTCAGATCTCGGCCATTCTCGCCATCGCCGCTGACGCCATCATAGCGCTCGACGACAGCTTGCGGATTACATTGTTCAACGACGGCGCGTCCGCGATTTTCGGCTATACGCCGTCCGAGATCATCGGCCAGCCGCTCGACCTCCTGATCCCTGAGCGCATGCGCATCGCGCACAAAGGTCACGTCGCGGATTTCGCGGGCTCCCCAGTCGCGGCCCGCAAGATGGGCGAACGCCGGGAGATCTTCGCGCGGCGCAAGGACGGCTCGGAGTTTCCCGCCGAAGCCTCGATCGCCAAGCACAAGATCGACGGGAGCATGGCCTACATGGTCGTGCTGCGCGACGTGACGGACCGCAAGGCCGCCGAAGGGGCGCTCGCCTTGGCGAACAGCGAGCTCGAAGCGCGCGTCGCCGACCGCACCCGCGCGCTCGAGGCCGAGATCCGCAGGCGCGAAGAGGCACACGCCGCGCTTATCCAGGCGCAGCGCATGGAGGCGTTCGGTCAGCTCACGGGCGGCATCGCGCACGACTTCAACAATTTGCTTACCATCATCACCGGCAATCTGGAGCTGCTTGGCAACGCGACCGGGCCGCACGGGACGACTGAGCAGTCGGCATTCATCAAGCGCGCGGCGGACGCGGCGGACATGGGCGCGGCGCTGACCAAGCGGCTACTCACGTTCGCGCGCCGCAGGCGGCTCACGCCGCAGGTGCTCGACGTCAACGAGATGATCCTGAACCTTACCGCGCTGCTGCAGCGCGCGCTCGGCGAGCCGATCGCGCTGACCACGGTGCTCGCCGGCAACCTGTGGCGGACGCAGACGGATGCGAGCGAGCTTGAGAACGCCATCCTGAACCTCGCCATCAACGCGCGTGATGCCATGCCGGGCGGCGGTAATCTCGTGATCGAAAGCCGTAACGTCACGGGCGAGGAAGCGGGGCTGCCCTCGAGCGGCGCGTTCGTGTTGATCTCCGTGACCGATACCGGCCACGGCATGCCACCCGAGGTGATCGAGCGCGCCTTCGAGCCCTTCTTCACTACCAAGGAACCCGGCCGCGGCACCGGGCTCGGTCTCAGCACCGTCTATGGTTTTGCAGAGCAATCCGGTGGGCACGCCGGGATCGAGAGCGCGCCGGGGCGCGGCACGACCATCAACCTCTACCTGCCGCGGGCGACGGAGGATCCGACGGCGACGGTCGGAGCAGCGGAGCAAGTGCCGATGTCGGAGAACGCCGAGGCGGTGCTCGTCGTCGAGGACAATCCCGAGGTACGGGAGCTGACGCTGCAGCGTGTCGAAGGGCTCGGCTATGTGGCCATCGAAGCCGAGAACGGCGTTGCGGCCATCCGCATGCTCGAAAGCGGTGCCGACGTGCAAATCGTGCTGAGCGACGTCGTGATGGCGGGTGGCGTCTCAGGCTATGACGTGGCGCGGTGGGTTTCTGAAAACACGCCACACATCAAGGTGCTGCTGACCACCGGTTATGCGGCAGAGGAAACACAGTCAGGCGCTGCGGAAATCCCCATTCTGCGCAAGCCGTACAAGCGCGCAGACCTCGCCATCGCGCTGCGCGATGCGCTCCAGAGCTAG
- a CDS encoding response regulator has protein sequence MSEPILIVDDEPEVRALLRAGLEAEGFSVVEAGSGAEADALLASRPVSLLTLDLKLGGEDGLSLARDLRAKRNTPIIMITGKSDPIDRVVGLELGADDYIAKPFLMREVVARIRAVLRRYQGIEPSAAQGEPAPTGNRYTFDGWTIDLTRREVRDPGGKACELTTAEFNLLAILVQRPGRVLSRDELMDLLKGHEWTPMDRSIDGLVARLRRKIEPESERPQLVKTVRGVGYVFAGNAKRL, from the coding sequence ATGAGCGAGCCGATCCTGATTGTTGACGATGAGCCCGAGGTCCGGGCCCTGCTGCGTGCCGGCCTGGAGGCCGAGGGCTTTTCTGTTGTCGAAGCCGGAAGCGGCGCCGAGGCTGACGCGCTATTGGCCAGCCGGCCGGTGAGCCTGCTGACCCTGGATCTCAAGCTCGGTGGCGAGGACGGGCTCAGCCTCGCGCGCGATCTTCGGGCGAAGCGCAACACGCCGATCATCATGATCACGGGCAAGAGCGATCCCATCGACCGCGTTGTTGGACTGGAGCTCGGGGCCGACGACTACATCGCCAAGCCTTTTTTGATGCGCGAGGTCGTGGCACGCATCCGCGCCGTGCTGCGCCGCTACCAGGGGATTGAGCCATCCGCTGCGCAAGGGGAGCCAGCTCCGACTGGAAACCGTTACACATTCGACGGCTGGACCATCGACCTCACCCGGCGTGAGGTGCGCGATCCGGGCGGCAAGGCGTGCGAGCTGACGACGGCCGAATTCAACCTGCTGGCAATCCTGGTGCAGCGTCCTGGCCGCGTGCTCTCGCGCGACGAGCTGATGGATCTTTTGAAAGGCCACGAGTGGACGCCGATGGATCGCTCCATCGACGGTCTGGTGGCCCGTCTGCGCCGCAAGATCGAGCCCGAGAGCGAGCGGCCGCAGTTGGTCAAGACGGTGCGCGGTGTGGGCTATGTCTTTGCTGGCAACGCCAAGCGCCTTTAG
- a CDS encoding bifunctional acetate--CoA ligase family protein/GNAT family N-acetyltransferase, with protein sequence MTIRNLEALFSPSSVAFIGASPTPGSVGRIVASNLVSGGFNGNAWLVNPRHAAIDGVPCYASVSALPAAPDLAVVATPPAAVPGVIADLARHGTRAAVVITAGLDRDLRQRMLDAACPSCLRVLGPNCIGLILPKLGLNASFAHMMPRKGDLAFLSQSGALVTAVIDWAGGRGIGFSKVVSMGEMADVDFGDTLDYLAGDPESRAILLYVEQVTHAAKFMSAARRAARAKPVIVLKSGRHEAGAKAAHSHTGSLSGSDAVYDAAFRRAGLVRVGDLDGLFEAAEMLSFTPHLPGERLTILTNGGGAGVLAVDRLEDYDGTLAELSPTTIQALNAVLPPTWSKGNPVDIIGDAGPERYEAAMHVLLEDPGTDAVLVMNCPTALASSEDAAGATLKAIQGVPQGRPRKPVLTNWLGDGAAAKSRRMFSEARLPSFTTPASAIDGFMNLVRYRRSQDELMRTPPASPQEATFDRDHARQVIAGALKRGQPMLTEFEAKAVLMAYGIPVAETVFCASPDAVAAAAGKILSQHRAVVIKIHSDDISHKSDVGGVRLGLMSADEAREAARSMAAEIARIRPDAHLEGWVVEPMIERPGAHELIIGMIEDATFGPTLLFGAGGTAVEVIKDTAHALPPLDRGLARDLMRQTRIHRLLVGYRNEKPADLDAIADVLVRVSTMIGDLPELRELDINPLIADDKGCIALDARMRVADDATSPRRPMSIRPYPAAWEKETVLDRIGLIRVRPVRPEDEPLYERFFEKVTLDDMHMRFFTAKTDRSHKFLARLTQIDYAREMAFVALSEPGGELLGSARLIADPDYTRAEYAVLVRSDLKGKGLGWLLMQHLIAYAREEGLKALYGEVLAANTTMIEMCRSLGFTIEADSEDPGLRHVTLTLKG encoded by the coding sequence ATGACGATCCGCAATCTCGAGGCGCTGTTCTCCCCTTCCTCCGTCGCCTTCATCGGGGCGAGCCCCACGCCCGGAAGCGTCGGGCGCATTGTTGCCTCCAACCTTGTCAGCGGCGGCTTCAACGGCAACGCGTGGCTCGTCAACCCGCGCCATGCCGCCATCGACGGCGTGCCGTGCTACGCTTCAGTGTCCGCGCTGCCGGCTGCACCGGATCTGGCCGTGGTTGCGACACCGCCCGCCGCGGTGCCGGGCGTGATTGCGGATCTGGCTCGACACGGGACGCGCGCCGCCGTTGTCATCACGGCCGGCCTCGACCGCGACCTACGCCAGCGCATGCTGGACGCCGCGTGCCCCAGCTGCCTGCGTGTTCTCGGCCCGAACTGCATCGGGCTCATTCTGCCGAAGCTCGGCCTCAACGCCAGCTTTGCGCACATGATGCCGCGCAAGGGCGACCTGGCGTTCCTTTCGCAATCCGGCGCGTTGGTGACGGCCGTGATCGATTGGGCCGGAGGCCGTGGCATCGGCTTTTCGAAGGTCGTCTCCATGGGCGAGATGGCCGATGTCGACTTCGGCGATACGCTCGATTATCTGGCGGGCGATCCCGAGAGCCGCGCGATCCTGCTCTATGTCGAGCAGGTCACGCATGCGGCGAAGTTCATGTCGGCGGCACGGCGCGCCGCGCGCGCCAAGCCGGTCATCGTGCTGAAATCGGGCCGTCACGAGGCCGGTGCCAAGGCCGCGCATTCGCACACGGGCTCGCTCTCGGGCTCGGACGCGGTTTACGACGCAGCGTTCCGGCGGGCGGGCCTCGTGCGCGTCGGAGATCTCGACGGTCTGTTCGAAGCGGCGGAGATGCTGTCGTTCACGCCGCATCTGCCCGGCGAGCGCCTCACCATTCTGACCAACGGCGGCGGCGCGGGTGTGCTCGCCGTCGACCGGCTCGAGGATTACGACGGCACGCTCGCCGAGCTCTCGCCGACGACGATCCAGGCACTCAACGCCGTGCTGCCGCCGACGTGGTCAAAGGGCAATCCCGTCGACATCATCGGCGACGCGGGACCCGAGCGCTACGAAGCGGCTATGCACGTGCTGCTCGAAGATCCAGGCACGGACGCGGTGCTCGTCATGAATTGCCCCACGGCGCTTGCGTCGAGCGAAGACGCAGCCGGCGCCACGCTGAAGGCGATCCAAGGCGTGCCTCAAGGGCGGCCGCGAAAGCCGGTGCTGACAAACTGGCTCGGCGACGGCGCGGCGGCGAAAAGCCGGCGCATGTTCTCGGAGGCGCGCCTGCCCTCCTTCACGACGCCGGCGTCCGCCATCGACGGCTTCATGAACCTCGTGCGCTACCGGCGCTCCCAGGACGAGCTGATGCGCACGCCGCCGGCCAGCCCCCAGGAGGCGACTTTCGATCGCGATCACGCGCGGCAGGTGATCGCCGGCGCGCTGAAGCGCGGCCAGCCGATGCTGACGGAGTTCGAGGCCAAGGCCGTGCTCATGGCTTACGGCATTCCTGTCGCCGAGACGGTGTTCTGCGCGAGCCCGGACGCGGTGGCCGCCGCAGCGGGCAAGATCCTCTCGCAGCATCGTGCCGTCGTGATCAAGATCCACTCCGACGACATCTCTCACAAGTCCGACGTGGGCGGCGTGCGCCTCGGCCTCATGAGCGCGGACGAAGCGCGCGAAGCGGCCCGCTCCATGGCGGCGGAAATCGCGCGCATTCGCCCCGATGCGCATCTCGAAGGCTGGGTGGTGGAGCCGATGATCGAGCGCCCCGGCGCGCACGAGCTGATCATCGGCATGATCGAGGACGCCACCTTCGGGCCGACGCTTTTGTTTGGCGCGGGCGGTACGGCTGTCGAGGTGATCAAGGACACGGCGCATGCGCTGCCGCCGCTCGATCGCGGCCTTGCGCGCGACCTCATGCGGCAGACGCGCATCCACCGTCTGCTTGTCGGCTATCGCAACGAGAAGCCGGCCGATCTCGATGCCATCGCCGATGTTCTGGTGCGAGTCAGCACGATGATCGGCGACCTGCCCGAGCTGCGCGAGCTCGACATAAATCCGCTCATCGCCGACGACAAGGGGTGCATCGCGCTGGACGCGCGCATGCGGGTGGCGGACGACGCTACGTCGCCGCGCCGGCCGATGTCTATCCGACCCTATCCCGCGGCGTGGGAGAAGGAGACTGTGCTGGACAGGATCGGGCTTATCCGCGTGCGCCCGGTGCGGCCCGAGGACGAGCCGCTCTACGAGCGATTCTTCGAGAAGGTGACGCTGGACGACATGCACATGCGGTTCTTCACCGCGAAGACCGACCGCTCACATAAGTTTCTGGCGCGGCTGACGCAGATCGACTACGCGCGCGAGATGGCGTTCGTCGCTTTGTCGGAGCCGGGTGGCGAGCTCCTGGGCAGCGCGCGGCTCATCGCAGATCCGGACTACACGCGCGCGGAGTACGCGGTGCTCGTGCGCTCGGACCTCAAGGGGAAGGGCCTCGGCTGGCTCCTGATGCAGCACCTTATCGCCTATGCGCGCGAGGAAGGGCTCAAGGCGCTCTATGGCGAGGTTCTGGCCGCTAACACGACGATGATCGAGATGTGCCGTTCGCTCGGGTTCACGATCGAGGCCGATTCCGAGGATCCGGGCCTGCGCCATGTGACGCTGACGCTCAAGGGCTGA
- the ccoS gene encoding cbb3-type cytochrome oxidase assembly protein CcoS has protein sequence MSALAWLIPCALALGLLGLVAFLWALNSGQFEDLDGAGWRAIQDDSDAPLSPDRDQARPDL, from the coding sequence ATGAGTGCGCTTGCCTGGCTCATCCCCTGTGCGCTGGCCCTTGGTCTCCTCGGGCTCGTGGCCTTCCTGTGGGCGCTCAATTCCGGCCAGTTCGAGGATCTCGACGGCGCCGGCTGGCGCGCCATCCAGGACGACAGTGACGCGCCGCTTTCCCCGGATCGCGATCAGGCTCGGCCGGACCTCTGA